AGCATCCTAATATCCACTCCTACAtcttcgagaaatgagaagattttcaaaaacgACCACATTTAAAGgtgaatttcaaacatttatactactacctgagaaatttctgccatttgattggttttgaGCAGAGGTAtccagcttaatttgaaatatctACAttatcagcttaatttgaaatatctatctaaattacagttactatggtaacccaaaatcaccaaataatctcgtcgcacgagttacgcaaaaatggcggaaagatctctagattttgaaatcaggagattcaagaactaaaacaaaattcggaaaaccaaaatactgagaaaagtacatcgacccggctcaatgtctggaccagctgggccgaaaacatgaacttcaaaaccaatttgctcgcctacgaagcgaaacaactcgacgaaaacaaacacatggcgttagatgactgaatttctcaggttgtagtgtaaacaagtaatagcatgaattgtacgtgatatttggcataaataccactcgtgatatttcaaaattgccccaaatttcactcgcccgAGGGCCCGTgaaattatataaaacaattttgaaatatcactcgtggtatttaataaataccacgagtgatatttcaaaattgttatatttggcataaattttatgccaaatatccctacaaatcatgctattacctatacaaatacaAGTCGGATGATGCCCAAACCTATATTTTGAAACCACCTTAGATTAACTATTTTGTTCTTAATATAAAACGAAAGGAAAAGGAGGAATGAGTTCGCTGCGTTCGCTGCACTGCATGTGGTATGACTTGCGGAATGGCATAATTCTGCGGAATGTAATACGTGCTTTTACAAACACAGTCTTATTTaagtaatttatttctttgagtCATTCTGCTCATATTACATCCCGTATCCGCAAACTAGGAGTCGATgtgtaggagcatgcaactccactatattcctgtcacggagttttcatagaccgacttatttttagatcgaatttttCTGGAATGAGACTTCTGTGGGAGTGTCGTGACCAGTCACAAGAAactgacgtcactgcgtcacccgagcggaactgcctttcttttacaaaagaaaaggtctCCTTTAAATAGATccgtctgtaaaaatgccacGTCATAGGCTTAGCATGGGAGTTGCATGTTCCTACTCATCGGGTCCTTGGGCCTATCACCCTCACCGCTTTGAGAGAGATTTACGTAAGGAAGTAGAGAACTTGAAAATGCACACAAAAGTCTGGAAACAAAGAAGCAAActaacaaacagaaaaaatggaagacaaaacaaaaaagacgaGATGATGGACTAATTGATTTGTTCAGGAAATGTGCATGCGTCAACAAGACAAAATAGCTGTCAACCTTGAAATAACTGTCTCTacaagagcgcatgcgcaatgtGAAATCTGCACCGCACAGACACATTTGAAGGTACCAagtggaggaaataactacaACACTGTTATCTATAAAAAGAAGTCGCTTCCACTTATGAATTGAGCTGAATGAGTGAGTGAAAGGGAGCTGTCACAGACGGAATAGGAGCCGACAaatctctccctcactgccctCCGGTGACGTCAGGTTTATGAAACTTAACTCAGAAAAGCGGTCACCGAGCCGACatctcggggaacatcgtGAGGTACGAtactctggcaccacgtccagaggtactgctttcttggtattttgtttgcgAATGCGCAAACTTTCGATTAATCGTGTTCATCTTATCGTGCTTTGAAAAGAGACACAAATTGATTTGACCCTTTCCGgaatattggataaatgttatgatatttattgaatatatatatatatatatatatactgttGCAATTTTACCCTGATAACTAAATTACTGCAATTATCATGCTTTCGACGCTTTTGCAACGCTGTATTGTTATAGTCATGGTAATAAAGCTCactgctgctgttgttgtagTTCCACTTTACCGACCCACACCAGGAGTTAACCtaccagtgccgtagcaagggtaatataagtgggggggcacgcaagtgctggaggcgtgagccactagggggggtctgggggcatgctcccccagaaaaatttgaaatctagagacttggaaatgctatttccagcgttgtccaagagctatttgtgatttacgcatatcgcgaattatttacttcgtacactgtcttagcaaaccaatgcgcattgagagtttaacacttgcaacgtcaattacaaaatagaaaaccaactatctctgtatcttgaaaccagaatGAAAAAACCAggatgtttcacctttcagagtcatcacagtaagttcgtagttattaaactgtctgagttgccttagaggcaaacgtagacttcattggcaggtcgttttttgaaaacttcccaaacagttgcctgataaaatattattttcaacattttatacaggtctgtttttactttttagcaaaaaaactgggggcgcacgggcccccccggcccctccccttgctacggcactgcctACAGACCTAGTTAACCGAGTAGAACTAGTTGGTAATGGCACCTCGCTTATCTATCTTCTTCTTGATGGTTCTGTTTTAGAAATAATCTTTTGACAGCTGCACGAATCTCCCCAAGCCTCAAACAATACAACACGGGATTAAAAGTAGAAGTGACAAAGACCAAAGTAGTCACTGAAGTGAAGGCTGCGTAGAGATGATGTTCATTTTTCCCGCCAACAGACAACCGCAAGGCAATCGTCACCACGACCCACCCAGAATAGGTTGCGATCGTGACAATGAGAAGAGTTACAATAGTAGAAACGGTTTTGACATATTTGGAGAGTTGTAATCTCGTTGAACAAGTTGTCGTTGCACAATTTACCGCTTGCGAAGCGATCTGTGTTTTGTGCCGCTTTACAAGACGAAATATTTGAATATAGGCTAAGGTGTTAATCAACAGTGAAGTATATACTAACAAACTGTTTACAGCAGTGAAAACCTGCATTTTTATCCAAAACCTGCAAAGAGCCCATACTAGAGTCAGTAGCCAAATGGACCCCACACAAACGACCGCACGTTTACAAGTCATAGCAGCTTGGTATCTCAGGTGTAAAGACAAAGCTAACAATCGTTCCACGCTAATAATAGTCAAAGTGAAAAACGATGCACTCAATACAATCAGAGCTACTGTTTCCATAGTCAATCGTAGGCTACAGTAAGTGGAAAATTCACCTCGAATCCCAGTCATAATTGTTGCGACAAACAAAGGTTGAACGATCAAACCCACTGCTAAGTCCGATACGGCAAGACCAACCACGAAAATGTTTGACGGTGTACGCAAGGACCTCGTTTTCCATATGACGAATATTACAGTACAGTTCAGAAAGAGGGCCGACACGGCGAACAAAACGTTAATGGTACAAAGGAAGATGCTATGCAATGCATCTTGTTGGTCAAAATGAATTTCCACGTTTATAAAACCGCAGATTGAAGAGATCATTTCCTGCTCCTCGTAGCTGTTATTCATTTCCCCCTTCCGTCAAAAAGTCGAAAAAACTATGAACAAGAGTCGTGTAGGAAAAGTAAGTCGAATCGAATCGTGCGAGATTTGGTAACTTGCACTGACAATTACTGTACAATTTTGACCAAAACGGGCAAACGAGATGATTAAACAgaggaaatttaaaaaaaacgcGTGCACCTGTTCAAACTGTCAAACTCGCCGTTCAAATACAAACTAATGAAACCTTGCGCAGTTgaatttcttgttgttgcttaTTGTTCAAATTAACTGATAAAGGGATCTGATTCCAGTGAGAATACAGTGAGAATGGTAAAACCGATTTCGctcctcaaaaaaaaaagcaaaatcatTAGTTTCTGATGCGTTTCCAAACCTTATATTTGATGCTCTAGGGTAGATGCTAAATAAATTCACCTTCGAGTTGCTCAAAAGTCCACTTCATAGTATATTCTTTTCCAAATTAAGCGAAAAACACCTGCCAGTTAACTGAATTAAGTCTGAATCCTAACTGTTATTAACTCGTGGAAAGCACGAGGGCAATCTAAGTGGTCCCCTTGCGGATCTATGAAGAGGGAAAGAAACATATTTTACTTTACGTGTCACAGATTGTGACACCCTGATAATGAAAGGTAATTCTTTTTGAGGTATTGGACAAAGTAATACatattcctttcactgttttATCTTtatgctttttctcattttcatttaaaaaattactGTGGATAAGATCCTTTTCCTGGATTAAGTTTGGTCCTTGTTTACATATTTGAATAGTTTTAACTCTCCGAAATGCCTTGTGTCTTGACGATGCAACAAAATGGCGAAGACAGATAAAATTACCAATGCAATTACCAAAAAGGCTAAAATTCGTGCCGAGAAAACAGCGAAAATCAAGCTCAAATTTGACTTACATGTTTACTTAAAGTATGCGATCGACTTTAAAGACATTTCTGTTTGATTAAGGATAATTTGTGATGACTGTTTTGCGATT
This sequence is a window from Acropora palmata chromosome 9, jaAcrPala1.3, whole genome shotgun sequence. Protein-coding genes within it:
- the LOC141891731 gene encoding uncharacterized protein LOC141891731 yields the protein MNNSYEEQEMISSICGFINVEIHFDQQDALHSIFLCTINVLFAVSALFLNCTVIFVIWKTRSLRTPSNIFVVGLAVSDLAVGLIVQPLFVATIMTGIRGEFSTYCSLRLTMETVALIVLSASFFTLTIISVERLLALSLHLRYQAAMTCKRAVVCVGSIWLLTLVWALCRFWIKMQVFTAVNSLLVYTSLLINTLAYIQIFRLVKRHKTQIASQAVNCATTTCSTRLQLSKYVKTVSTIVTLLIVTIATYSGWVVVTIALRLSVGGKNEHHLYAAFTSVTTLVFVTSTFNPVLYCLRLGEIRAAVKRLFLKQNHQEEDR